From the Lepidochelys kempii isolate rLepKem1 chromosome 2, rLepKem1.hap2, whole genome shotgun sequence genome, one window contains:
- the TMEM158 gene encoding transmembrane protein 158: MLLPPLLPALLAACLPPCQGWSPAAAGGGQEEPELLLPPINSSSRSLASLERDLRGMGGQAEAGSPSREPPPAAAAGPQPPQPPEEAPCNISVQRQMLSSLLVRWSRPLGIPCDLLLFSTNGHGRAFFSAAFHRVGPPLLIEHLGLAAGGAQQDLRLCVGCSWVRGRRVGRLRAAAAAAASSSLSEPGQYWLQGEPLNFCCLDFSLEELKGEPGWRLNRKPIESTLVACFMTLVIIVWSVAALIWPVPIIAGFLPNGMEQRRSTAVAASATAAGK; encoded by the coding sequence ATGCTGCTGCCGCCGCTCCTGCCGGCGCTGCTGGCCgcctgcctgcccccctgccAGGGCTGGAGCCCCGCCGCGgccggcggggggcaggaggagccCGAGCTCTTGCTGCCCCCCATCAACTCCTCCTCGCGCTCCCTGGCCAGCCTGGAGCGCGACCTGCGCGGGATGGGCGGGCAGGCTGAGGCGGGCAGCCCCAGCCGGGAGCCgcctcccgccgccgccgccggcccgCAGCCGCCCCAGCCCCCCGAGGAGGCGCCCTGCAACATCAGCGTGCAGCGGCAGATGCTGAGCTCGCTGCTGGTGCGCTGGAGCCGCCCGCTCGGCATCCCCTGCGACCTGCTGCTCTTCTCCACCAACGGCCACGGGCGGGCCTTCTTCTCCGCCGCCTTCCACCGCGTGGGGCCGCCGCTGCTCATCGAGCACCTGGGGCTGGCGGCGGGGGGAGCCCAGCAGGACCTGCGCCTCTGCGTGGGCTGCAGCTGGGTGCGGGGGCGCAGGGTCGGGCGGCTCCGGGcagcggccgccgccgccgcctcctcctcgcTGTCCGAGCCCGGCCAGTACTGGCTGCAGGGGGAGCCGCTGAATTTCTGCTGCCTGGATTTCAGCCTGGAGGAGCTGAAGGGGGAGCCGGGCTGGCGGCTGAACCGCAAGCCCATCGAGTCCACCCTGGTGGCTTGTTTCATGACTCTCGTCATCATCGTGTGGAGCGTGGCCGCCCTCATCTGGCCGGTGCCCATCATCGCCGGCTTCCTGCCCAACGGCATGGAGCAGCGGAGGAGCACCGCGGTGGCTGCGAGCGCCACCGCCGCTGGCAAAtaa